A window of the Burkholderia sp. 9120 genome harbors these coding sequences:
- the purL gene encoding phosphoribosylformylglycinamidine synthase, protein MAHFSCFPGASALSDFRQTRLLDTLTRIDPNITGVRGQYLHFVNAQSELSAEDTAKIEALMHYGDPLEESKERGTAETFLVVPRFGTVSPWASKATDIAHLCGLTQVRRIERGVEYTVTLKSGLLGGKKALSDEARAAVVAALHDRMTESVSSSREHALHLFDELPAKPLQTVDVLGHGRGALEAANTELGLALADDEIDYLIDAFTTLGRNPTDVELMMFAQANSEHCRHKIFNADWSIDGEKQDISLFNMIRNTEKLNPQGTIVAYSDNSAIMAGGMAERWFPRTPADLGTSELPEHYRRGVELTHTLMKVETHNHPTAISPFPGASTGSGGEIRDEGATGRGARPKAGLAGFTVSNLALPDGVEAWENARDVAQPLAHRNPAEQHEAYGRPDRIASPLQIMIDGPLGGAAFNNEFGRPNLGGYFRAYEQNVAGLVRGYHKPIMIAGGIGNISDQHTHKHDLPEGSLLIQIGGPGMRIGMGGGAASSMATGTNTAELDFDSVQRGNPEIERRAQEVINACWQLGDKNPILSIHDVGAGGLSNAFPEVVDGASKGALFDLRKIQLEESGLSPREIWSNEAQERYVLAIAPADLPAFEAMCLRERCPFAVIGTATAERQLKVIDSEQNADSAHQPVDMPMEVLLGKAPRMHRDVKRVEQKLEPVDVTGIALPDVAVSVLRHPTVASKSFLITIGDRSVGGTTARDQMVGPWQVPVADVAITTMDYAGFRGEAMTMAERTPLAVINAPASGRMAVGEAVTNIAAAPIASLDKLKLSANWMAACGAAGEDAALYDTVKAIGMELCPALGISIPVGKDSLSMRTKWEDHGVAKEVVAPVSLIITAFAPVEDVRKHLTPQLRRANGTDGVGDSVLIAIDLGRGKHRLGGSILAQVTQQVGDTVPDVDDPEDLKRFFAAIQALNSEGKLLAYHDRSDGGLWATVCEMAFAGHVGVSLNVDMLVLDPNHESDYGDAKDWAKQTSGRREDRTIRALFNEELGAVIQVRATDRDAVLAALREHGLSACSHVIGKLNERDTIEIYRDAKKIYEAPRTELHRTWSEVSWRISRLRDNPACADAEYDMLSDAADPGITPVLSFDPKEDVAAPFIGKSARPRVAILREQGVNSHLETAYAFDRAGFDAHDVHMSDLLAGRANLADFAGAVACGGFSYGDTLGAGEGWAKAIRFNAQLADMFAAFFGREDTFALGICNGCQMMSSLASMIPGAQAWPKFTRNKSEKFEARFSLVEVQASPSIFFNGMEGSRIPVAIAHGEGYADFSQQGDASKVAVAMRFVDHRGQATEQYPFNPNGSPEGITSVTTPDGRFTVLMPHTERVHRAVQMSWHPEGWGEGSTDASPWLRVFQNARRWLG, encoded by the coding sequence ATGGCCCACTTCTCGTGTTTCCCCGGCGCTTCGGCCCTTTCCGATTTCCGTCAAACCCGCCTGCTCGACACGCTTACGCGCATCGACCCGAACATCACCGGCGTGCGCGGGCAGTATCTGCACTTCGTCAACGCCCAGAGCGAGCTGTCCGCTGAAGACACGGCGAAGATCGAAGCGCTGATGCACTACGGCGATCCGCTCGAAGAAAGCAAAGAGCGCGGCACGGCCGAAACCTTCCTCGTGGTGCCGCGCTTCGGCACGGTGTCGCCGTGGGCCAGCAAGGCCACCGACATCGCGCATCTGTGCGGTCTCACGCAGGTGCGCCGGATCGAGCGCGGCGTCGAGTACACGGTCACGCTGAAAAGCGGCCTGCTGGGCGGCAAGAAGGCACTCTCCGACGAAGCCCGCGCGGCTGTCGTCGCCGCGCTGCACGACCGCATGACCGAAAGCGTGTCGAGCTCGCGCGAACACGCGCTGCATCTGTTCGACGAACTGCCGGCCAAGCCGCTGCAAACCGTCGACGTGCTCGGCCACGGCCGCGGCGCGCTGGAAGCGGCGAACACGGAACTGGGCCTCGCACTGGCGGACGACGAAATCGACTACCTGATCGACGCGTTCACGACACTCGGCCGCAACCCGACCGACGTCGAACTGATGATGTTCGCGCAGGCCAACAGCGAACACTGCCGTCACAAGATTTTCAACGCGGACTGGAGTATCGACGGCGAGAAGCAGGACATCTCGCTGTTCAACATGATCCGCAATACCGAGAAGCTGAATCCGCAAGGCACGATCGTCGCGTATTCGGACAACTCGGCGATCATGGCGGGCGGCATGGCCGAGCGCTGGTTCCCGCGCACGCCGGCCGACCTCGGCACGAGCGAACTGCCGGAACACTATCGCCGTGGCGTCGAACTCACGCACACGCTGATGAAGGTGGAAACGCATAACCACCCGACCGCGATCTCGCCGTTCCCGGGCGCGTCCACCGGCTCGGGCGGTGAAATCCGCGACGAAGGCGCGACCGGTCGCGGCGCACGTCCGAAGGCGGGTCTGGCCGGCTTCACGGTGTCGAATCTGGCGTTGCCGGACGGCGTCGAGGCATGGGAAAACGCGCGCGACGTCGCGCAGCCGCTCGCACACCGCAATCCCGCGGAGCAGCACGAAGCGTACGGCCGTCCGGACCGCATCGCATCGCCGCTGCAAATCATGATCGACGGCCCGCTCGGCGGCGCCGCGTTCAACAACGAATTCGGCCGGCCGAATCTGGGCGGCTATTTCCGCGCTTACGAGCAGAACGTCGCGGGTCTGGTGCGCGGCTATCACAAGCCGATCATGATCGCCGGCGGCATCGGCAATATTTCGGACCAGCACACGCATAAGCACGATCTGCCGGAAGGCTCGCTGCTGATCCAGATCGGCGGCCCGGGCATGCGGATCGGCATGGGCGGCGGCGCGGCGAGTTCCATGGCGACCGGCACCAATACCGCCGAGCTCGACTTCGACTCGGTGCAGCGCGGCAACCCCGAAATCGAACGCCGGGCGCAGGAAGTCATCAACGCGTGCTGGCAGCTCGGCGACAAGAACCCGATTCTGAGCATTCACGACGTCGGCGCGGGCGGTTTGTCGAACGCGTTCCCGGAAGTGGTCGACGGCGCCAGCAAGGGTGCGTTGTTCGATCTGCGCAAGATCCAGCTCGAAGAGAGCGGTTTGTCGCCGCGCGAAATCTGGTCGAACGAAGCGCAAGAACGTTACGTGCTGGCCATCGCGCCGGCCGATCTGCCGGCGTTCGAAGCCATGTGCCTGCGCGAGCGCTGCCCGTTCGCGGTGATCGGCACGGCGACCGCCGAGCGTCAACTGAAGGTGATCGACTCCGAGCAGAACGCGGACAGCGCGCATCAACCGGTCGATATGCCGATGGAAGTGCTGCTCGGCAAAGCGCCGCGCATGCATCGCGACGTCAAGCGGGTCGAGCAGAAGCTCGAACCGGTGGACGTCACCGGGATTGCGTTGCCGGACGTCGCGGTCAGCGTGCTGCGTCACCCCACGGTCGCGAGCAAGTCGTTCCTGATTACCATCGGCGATCGTTCGGTGGGCGGCACGACCGCGCGTGACCAGATGGTCGGTCCGTGGCAAGTGCCGGTGGCCGATGTCGCGATCACCACGATGGACTACGCGGGTTTCCGCGGCGAAGCGATGACCATGGCCGAGCGCACGCCGCTCGCCGTGATCAACGCGCCGGCGTCGGGCCGCATGGCGGTCGGCGAGGCGGTCACGAACATTGCGGCGGCGCCGATCGCGTCGCTCGACAAGCTCAAGCTGTCGGCGAACTGGATGGCCGCATGTGGCGCAGCCGGTGAAGACGCCGCGCTGTACGACACGGTCAAGGCGATCGGCATGGAACTGTGCCCGGCGCTCGGTATCAGCATTCCGGTCGGTAAAGATTCGCTGTCCATGCGCACCAAGTGGGAAGACCACGGCGTTGCGAAAGAAGTGGTCGCGCCGGTCTCGCTGATCATCACGGCGTTCGCGCCGGTGGAAGACGTACGGAAGCACCTCACGCCGCAACTGCGCCGCGCCAACGGTACAGATGGCGTGGGCGACTCGGTGCTGATCGCGATCGACCTCGGCCGCGGCAAGCATCGTCTGGGCGGCAGTATTCTCGCGCAGGTCACGCAGCAGGTCGGCGACACGGTGCCGGACGTCGACGATCCGGAAGATCTGAAGCGTTTCTTCGCCGCGATCCAGGCGCTGAATAGCGAAGGCAAACTGCTCGCGTACCACGACCGCTCGGACGGCGGCCTGTGGGCGACGGTGTGCGAAATGGCGTTCGCGGGTCACGTGGGCGTGTCGCTGAACGTCGACATGCTGGTGCTCGATCCGAACCACGAATCCGATTACGGCGACGCGAAAGACTGGGCCAAGCAGACCAGCGGCCGCCGTGAAGACCGCACGATCCGCGCGCTGTTCAACGAAGAACTCGGCGCCGTGATCCAGGTGCGTGCAACGGACCGCGACGCGGTGCTAGCCGCATTGCGCGAACACGGCCTGTCGGCGTGCTCGCATGTGATCGGCAAGCTCAACGAGCGCGACACGATCGAAATCTATCGCGACGCGAAGAAGATCTACGAAGCGCCGCGCACCGAGCTACATCGCACGTGGAGCGAAGTGAGCTGGCGTATCTCGCGTCTGCGCGATAACCCGGCTTGCGCCGACGCCGAATACGACATGCTGTCGGACGCGGCCGATCCGGGCATTACGCCGGTCTTGAGCTTCGATCCGAAAGAAGACGTGGCCGCGCCGTTCATCGGCAAGAGCGCGCGTCCGCGTGTCGCGATCCTGCGTGAGCAGGGCGTGAACTCGCACCTCGAAACCGCGTACGCATTCGACCGCGCCGGCTTCGACGCGCACGACGTGCACATGAGCGATCTGCTGGCAGGCCGCGCCAATCTGGCGGATTTCGCCGGGGCGGTGGCGTGCGGCGGCTTCTCGTACGGCGACACGCTAGGCGCGGGTGAAGGCTGGGCGAAGGCGATTCGCTTCAACGCGCAACTGGCCGACATGTTCGCCGCGTTCTTCGGTCGCGAAGACACGTTCGCGCTGGGCATCTGCAACGGTTGCCAGATGATGAGCAGCCTCGCATCGATGATCCCGGGCGCGCAAGCCTGGCCGAAGTTCACGCGCAACAAGTCGGAGAAATTCGAAGCGCGCTTCTCGCTGGTCGAAGTGCAGGCTTCGCCGTCGATCTTCTTCAACGGTATGGAAGGCTCGCGCATTCCGGTGGCGATCGCTCACGGCGAAGGCTATGCGGACTTCTCGCAGCAGGGCGACGCGTCGAAGGTGGCCGTGGCCATGCGCTTTGTCGATCACCGTGGTCAGGCGACCGAGCAGTATCCGTTCAACCCGAACGGCTCGCCGGAGGGCATCACGTCGGTCACCACGCCGGACGGCCGCTTCACGGTGCTGATGCCGCACACCGAGCGCGTGCATCGCGCGGTGCAGATGAGCTGGCATCCGGAAGGCTGGGGTGAGGGCAGCACGGACGCAAGCCCGTGGCTGCGCGTGTTCCAGAACGCACGCCGCTGGTTGGGCT